GGGAGCCCTCGGCGCCGAACCGGGACCAGGACCGGCGCAGCTGCTCCACGTCGATGGTGAAGGTCCGGTAGTAGGTGCCGGAGGTGTAGTACGTCATGCCGATGTGGCCGGCGCCGGCGTGCCCGTCCTGGGCGTCGTCGACGGCCGAGAAGTAGTCGGCGGTGAGGGCGAACGGGTGGGTGGTCGCGGAGTGCGAGACGGCTACCGCCGCGTGGGTTCCCAGGTCGTGGGCGGCGGCGAACATGCGGCCGAAGGCGGCGACGTCGAGGCTGGCCGACCGGGCGTCCTGGATGCAGTCGGTGGACGACAGCGTCGCGCCGTCGGCCTGCGCCTCCACGGCCGCGACCGCGAGCGTCTGGAGCTCGGAGGTGGCGAAGAAGAGGATGTTGTCGCCCTGGGCGTCGCTGTCCTCGGCCTTGGCGTCGTCGTCCTTGTCCTTCGCGGCCTTGGCGAGGCCGTCGACGACCTTCTTGATCGCCGCGCGTCCGGCCTTCTCGTCGAAGTCGAGACCCTTGGTGGCCGCGTACTCGACCGCGTGCTTCAGCGCGACTCCGACACCGTCACGGGTGCGCACCGACGCCTCGGGGACGTCGTTGAGGAACGCGACGCGCGCCGCGCGCTTCAGCGCCTGGGCGGAGATCCGGCCGCGCTGGATGCCCCCGTCGAACTGCGACTTGGGCAGCCCCGACTGGTCGCGGTTCATGTTGTGCAGGGGCAGGGCGGTCACCGTGTGGACGGTGATGAACTTGTGGGACATGGAGTTCCTTCGGTCGGAGTGGCGGTTACTGCGCGGCGGCGGCGGGCGTGGTGGCGGATGTGGCGTGGTCGCGGCGGTCACTGAGGCCGTAGAAGTCCTGCACGACCTTGGCTCGGTGCGACCGCGACTTGGAGCTGAGTCCGTCACCCCAGAAGGTCAAGGTGGTGGCCAGGGACGCGAAGTCGACCGGGATCCCGTGCTGGGCGCACCTCCCGACCAGGCCGCTGATGACCTGGGCGGCGTTGTCGACGTCGAGCAGGGGCAGGGAGTCGACCGACATGGACATCGCGGTGCGCTTCGGGACGCTCTTGCCGTCGACGTCCCCGGGCCAGGAGCTGTGGGCCTTGGCGTGCAGGCTGCGCAGGGTCGACCCGATGGGGGTGTGCCCCTCGCTCGTCGCGCGGGCGTCGCGGTGGACCGCGATCATGGCGGCAGCACGGCGCGCTCCGACGCGTTGCGACACGCTCAGCCCGGACAAGGCGGCCTCGGTGTAGGGGAAGGCGCCGGCCTCGGTCATCGGGTGGATGCCGGCGGCGACGGCGGACAGGACCCCACGCCCGGCTCCCCCGGCGCGCACCCGGTCGCGGATGCCGATGACCCGGTACGCCAGGGTCCTCTCCGGGCGCCCAGCAACCGCGGGCGCCGCCTCCTGCTCGGTCACGCTCATGCTCGGCCTTCCTTCGTCTTGGTCGCGGACTCCGCCTCGAAGAGGCGCGCGAGTGCGTTCTTGGTCGCGAATCGGTACCGGCTTCGGGCGGTCACGACGTTGGGCAGGCCCGTCGGCGTGGCGAACGGTGCGGTCGCGACGTCGAAGACAGCGACAGCCCCGTTCCTCATCCGCTCCGCGACCGCTGCCGCGTCGAAGGCGTCCGAGGGCCTGGTGTCGAGCGCAAGAGCGATGTCCTCTTCCAGGGCGGCGAGCAGGGCCCGCTCGGTCTGGGCTCGCAGGGCAGGAGCTCCCTCGGCGCGACCGCGGCCTTCCGCCGCGAGGCGCAGGGGGCCGTTGAGCGCCTTGCGGAGCTCTGCCGCCACCTCCAGGAGCCGGACCGGGCCGTGTCGCCCGTCGTCCATGACCGCGGGGGCTTCGAGCCGGCGGCGGGGCACGAAGGCGTAGTCGAGCCACTTCCGGTTGCCTTGCGTGTCGCAGATCTCGGCGAAGGCTCCGATCATCCAGTCGTCGGAGTCGTCGAGCGGCAGGAAGGGCCGCACCCGGTCACGCCACACCTTCAGCGACCCGGCGAGGTCGTTGAGGTACCAGCGCATGTACCCCTCGGTCGAGGAGAGGCGCACGTCGGGCGCCGAAACCGGCTTGGCGAGGATGGTGCCGTCCTTCTTCTTCGTCTCCACGAAGAGCCGGGACGGGTCCAGGGAGTGCATGGCCTTCAGCGACTCCCCCTCGGTGGGGGCGATCATCGGGACCCGCGTGGTCGATGGGCCGAGGACGTAGCCGGTGGGCACCGGGCCGTCCTGGGTGTCGTCCCAGTGCAGCAGTGGCGTGTTGCGGGCGTAGGTGGTGCGCCACAAGTCGAGCGGCTCGCGGGCCAGGTCCTCATCCGACGGGCCACCGCTCTGGTCCAGGTAGGCGGGCAGCGAGCCCGATTCCAGCCAGTGCTCAGGGACGTTCGCCATGAGGCTCTTGACCAGGGAGTCGCGGTGCGTCATGTAGGCACCGAGCGTCCGCACCGCGACGTCTCCGGGGGCGCCGTACTCGAACTTGCGGCCGTAGCCGTCGCGGGCGTTCGAGTGCTTGGTGTGCCACCAGGTGGTCACGACCAGCCTGGTGAGCCGGGCCGGGTCGGCGGCGATCCCGGCGGACTTGCTCTCGACGCTGCCGGCGGTCGTGCCCCACTGGCTCGAAGATGAGCCGGGGGTCTGCGGGTCCAGGAAGGCGAGGCTGCGGATCGCCTTGTTGGCGTCGTCCTGGGCCAGCTCCCACTCCTGGCAGAAGGGGCGGGAGGGGTGGCGGAGCCAGAAGAGGTCGGAGAAGGTGTCCGCGAGCGTCTTGACCCCCGCGGCTGGGATGTCGGCCGGCTCGCCGGCTTCAACGTCCCCGAGGCGCAGCGCCAGCCCGGTGAGGCTGATGAGGAGGCGAGTCGTGGCGTCTCGTTCCAGCGGGGACATCCCGGCCCCGAGCCCGACGTAGCCGTCCGCCCCGACGAGGATGTCGTAAGGGCTGGCGATCGTCTGCCGGCCACCGGGAAGCGTGACTGGGACCCAGGGGTCATGGAGGGCGTTGAAGACGCCGTCTTCCACCGTGGTCTGGTTCACAGAGCATGCCTTTCGGTCGTGCGCCGGCGCGGTCGGCGACCGCGGTCCGTGTCGCTCCTGTGCCATCTGTGGCTCATCGGGTAGTCGGGCACGGTCAGGCCCATCCGAGAAGGTCGTCGAAGGCGCCCATCGGGTGCTTCGCGTCCTCGGCCTGACGCGCCCGAGCGGCGGCCTCCCACAGGGCCAGGTCGACAGGGAGCTGTCGCTCCAGGACCGCTGCCTTCGGCTTCCACTCCTCGATCCCGAGGCTGGCGAGGGTGGCGGCGTGCAGCGCGAGGAGGTCGTCACGGTGGCGCCCGGACGCCGGGAGGGTCGCCTTCTGCCACGCCCGTACCTGGTCGCCGGTGGCGCCCCGCATGATGTTCGCGGGCACCGGCCCGGCGGCGACGAACTCGGACGGGTTCTGCCCGGAGTCGAAGACGA
The window above is part of the Nocardioides campestrisoli genome. Proteins encoded here:
- a CDS encoding type I-E CRISPR-associated protein Cse2/CasB; the protein is MSVTEQEAAPAVAGRPERTLAYRVIGIRDRVRAGGAGRGVLSAVAAGIHPMTEAGAFPYTEAALSGLSVSQRVGARRAAAMIAVHRDARATSEGHTPIGSTLRSLHAKAHSSWPGDVDGKSVPKRTAMSMSVDSLPLLDVDNAAQVISGLVGRCAQHGIPVDFASLATTLTFWGDGLSSKSRSHRAKVVQDFYGLSDRRDHATSATTPAAAAQ
- a CDS encoding type I-E CRISPR-associated protein Cse1/CasA, which produces MNQTTVEDGVFNALHDPWVPVTLPGGRQTIASPYDILVGADGYVGLGAGMSPLERDATTRLLISLTGLALRLGDVEAGEPADIPAAGVKTLADTFSDLFWLRHPSRPFCQEWELAQDDANKAIRSLAFLDPQTPGSSSSQWGTTAGSVESKSAGIAADPARLTRLVVTTWWHTKHSNARDGYGRKFEYGAPGDVAVRTLGAYMTHRDSLVKSLMANVPEHWLESGSLPAYLDQSGGPSDEDLAREPLDLWRTTYARNTPLLHWDDTQDGPVPTGYVLGPSTTRVPMIAPTEGESLKAMHSLDPSRLFVETKKKDGTILAKPVSAPDVRLSSTEGYMRWYLNDLAGSLKVWRDRVRPFLPLDDSDDWMIGAFAEICDTQGNRKWLDYAFVPRRRLEAPAVMDDGRHGPVRLLEVAAELRKALNGPLRLAAEGRGRAEGAPALRAQTERALLAALEEDIALALDTRPSDAFDAAAVAERMRNGAVAVFDVATAPFATPTGLPNVVTARSRYRFATKNALARLFEAESATKTKEGRA
- a CDS encoding type I-E CRISPR-associated protein Cas7/Cse4/CasC codes for the protein MSHKFITVHTVTALPLHNMNRDQSGLPKSQFDGGIQRGRISAQALKRAARVAFLNDVPEASVRTRDGVGVALKHAVEYAATKGLDFDEKAGRAAIKKVVDGLAKAAKDKDDDAKAEDSDAQGDNILFFATSELQTLAVAAVEAQADGATLSSTDCIQDARSASLDVAAFGRMFAAAHDLGTHAAVAVSHSATTHPFALTADYFSAVDDAQDGHAGAGHIGMTYYTSGTYYRTFTIDVEQLRRSWSRFGAEGSRNELSSLVRALITALPSGRVSNSNPHTLPALVLVEQQRSRCAYDFDEPIEADGRGYKAPTLAALAAKRRSALRFDPSNFGRAVVAGEVGDLDFAAEQVETLDDIVATVADAVYGA